The DNA sequence aaattggttaaTTTAGATGCGACTTCCGCCAATGAAGAAACTACGATGAAACCATGGCAAATGATTAAGATCTTAATGGATAGAGATCTGAGACATGCTATGAAGGAGTTTAAATCGGAATTGGAAGAATCTGGCATTCAATTAGGACCTGATCAATTGGGCCCGCTAATGACCGTTTTAGGAttggagaagaaaaaatgaatggagatgaaaataaataaaaagcaTTACCGATTCTTCTTGCTAATGCCTTCCATGTATAAATATTACGTATTACTACATAAGTACCCATTAGGAGCATTATATAGTTCTCACTAGGTCGCATCGTTGTATATCCTAAAACTGGCCAAATGGGGACTTACTGCCGGCACTGTTACATTTGTCTTATTAccatcattatttttcctaTTCACAAAGTGAgctcattttttttagttttcttcatctaaCCAGTCCAAGAATTCAGGAGCCAAATAAGTAATGATTAATCTGGCACCTGCTCTTAAGAAACCCTGGTGAGATTCAAATGCAATTGTTTTTAAATCAACAACACCTTTTTCAGCCGCAGCGTGTAACATTGCGTATTCGCCTGAGACATGATATGCACAGATTGGCAAGTCTTTACAGATTTCACTTGCATCCCTCATGATATCTAAGTAGAAAGTGGAAGGCTTAACAATAATACCATCGGCACCTTCGCTCATATCTCTTTCCAATGCCCTACGTGCCAGACCACGACCGGCAGGGGGTAATTGGTAACATTTCCTATCACCATCGGAAGGAGCTGAACAAGCAGCATCACGGAAGGGCCCATATAAGTTACCGCTAAACTTAGCAGCATAGGATAAGACAAAGGTCTTGTGAGCCAAATTTGCATTTATTAAGCCTCTTTTAATATCTCTAATTCTACCATCGATCATATCACTGGGGGCCACGCAATGCGCACCAGCCTTAGCGTAGTTAACTGCCACAGCAGCTAATCTAGAGACACTTAGTTCTCTATTTATGGTACCGTCATCGTACAGAACGCCACAATGGCCATGGGAAGTGTATTCACAGAGACACACATCGCAAATAATGTACAATTCAGGGAAACTTTCACGAATGAATTTAATACCTTGAATAACTGGTCCTGCAGGATCGTCAGCTGCTGTACCCACTGGATCTTTGGTACCGGGGATCAAAGGCACACCGAACAGGATCACGGAACGCAAACCCTTGGCCACTAATGGCTTTAAGTAATCTTTTAGCCTATGAACACCAATTCTATTTATATTGGGTAGGGAGTCGATTTCGGTAAAGTCGTCTGGATTATCGGATATGAATAGTGGAAAAATCAACATGTTCTTAGTCAGTTGACGCTCACTTTGCCACTGTCTCAGCAGTGGGTGATTATAACCACCTGCTAGAACAGATGAGATCTCTGTTGGTTCCgtttccaaaaattcagCAGTATGCATGGTTTTGTCAATATTCTAAATATGGATTCCTAGGGCAGGCAATAATATGGGGAAGCAGtaaaactttttgttttatgtGGCTGATTGGGCCAAAAAACAAGGACAATAGAATGACACATAGAGTTTGCTAGCATTTATTAGGTTGCCTTACTCTTTTATAAATCAAGCGGGCAGCTTGCCTCAGGCCAATCACCGCACCGAACAGGGATTGCTCGTTTACCCGtagtttgaatttttttttcaccttttgaaatttttttttttcggcAACAATTTTGAATGACTTTTATCGTCAATCTTGGGAGTATACCTGCCTCTTTACAACACCCAACAAAACACTTAAGTAAGACAAGCTTGTGGCAGGTAGGAAaggtttcaaaaaaaaaaaaaaggtttttATCTATGGTcatactttttcttcgtaTATTTATGTGAACACGTACGTCTTGTTTTGCCTTCTTTGGCTCTTGTGTCACTGAATCTTCAcatattgtttttatttacagATACTACTTGACTCGCCTAAAATTATAATCGGCGATGGTTTCTACTACCTtagttgaaaaataaaatgaatcAAAACATTATCATTAATgattcaatttttccacattagtttgttttctattttatggctttcttcttgtatatTTCTCAATATACTGCATGGCAATGCAAgctcttctcttttcttgattgaAAATAGAGCTGTGAAGAactaaataataatttatTGATGTCCTCCACAAAATGTACACCTGCGCTAACCTTGCTTAACAGATACGGTCAAAACGAACTTGAGCATATGTAAAAATCCatgtatttttcttcttttgccAACTAAATCAaactttttattgtatATGTCGTACCGCCAATACAAAGATGGAGAGGTTAATGAAAATagatgtgaaaaaaaagcaggaACTATTGTAGATAGATATTTTTAGGGTTCGATTGCTATTTTTCTGTATTATTATCTGTGTTCTATGCCAGTGTACGGCGCTCTTAAGAGCTGTATAGTGTCATTTTAATACAATCTACGGCAACAATTACGTGCATAAAGTTTATTTCCAAGATTGAGTGGTAATACACCGTAGAATAAAATGAACAGGATctaattgttggaatgaaattctaatatcatctatttagtattatattatcacatgcggtgtaagaggatggcataaagattgagaaacagtcatccaatctaatggaagctgaaatgcaagaattgataatgtaataggaaaatgaatgacgacatataaaaaggaagaagataaaataataacactatgtagaactatcgattcccttttgtggattcctatatcctcgaggagaacttctagtatattctgtatatcTATATCATAGCCTTTAACAACGAcggaatcccaacaattatctaattattcacccaattctcaGGGTTATTACAAATAGATTTATTTGTTGATATAATGTAAGTCGACTACGAATGATGTACTCCATCTTGAGGTAAGAAAACTttgttgtatctcaaaatgagatacctcagcattactagatttaccaacctagacataaaacatgtatgaaacacgtacgaaacaatagacaagattgagtatactaggcaacctacttgcccaagatgaaccaaaccaaccaaacgtataaataccttaacaattagtttagatccgagattccgcgcttccaccctttagttagattcagatcttatatagattatataggataagtaacattctgtgaatcacgttaataataagtctgacaacaagttactctcctaaacgactttaggattgtcaagacatTCGATATTACATGAGCCCGTAATACAACAAACTTCAACAAATAAGTGGTTGTTTGGCCGAGCGGTCTAAGGCGCCtgattcaagaaaacatcTTGACTGCAGTTAACTGTGGGAATACTCAGGTATCGTAAGATGCAAGAGTTCGAATCTCTTAGCAAccattaattttttatagaTAGTTTCTTTTACCGTTTAAATACCGCTGATCACGAAGAATACAAGTTCACCGTATTTAACGTTTTACACGCAGTGAATATGCTGCAATGTGCCTGTTGaattcttttccaaatcacTTCCAAGGTTATATTGCCGATTAGGCAAATACACTAAATATATAGGTttttacaaagaaaaacgcATCAGAAATAGAAGAGAATACCCGcgttttgtttttgaaatggAGTTCCACAATGAAAtatgataaagaaagaggCTCACTGGGTTAATGTACACCATAAAGGGGTATGGGCAAACGGTTTAACATTGTCAGTTTTCCTTGTAAATCGAAGAACGGCCTTTATACATCAAATGTGAAAAAGCAGAGGTGACCTCCCATAAAAGCTAGGAAGCAATTAGAGATGATATTGCCTAATAAATCCATAAATGAAAGGAAGGCGTTATTCTATTCGAAcgatgaacaaaaaatgtGGACGCATGTCACCGAAACTCGGTGTATTTTTGATCGGGCTCGATCTGGCTCGGGCTTGGCACGATTCGGCTTGGTTAGTTCGGCAAAGCTTATTTAAAGTACCTCTTTAGATGACCAGTTgaaaaatgtgaaaaagaaagtgatATATTATGAtaattaatattttttttgatgggAAATCGGCCTTGGGAATCTAGTTTCAGTTAATTGAGTGAGGAACATATTATACAATTGTgtaaaattgaacaaaaatCGATCATAAGAAAATTGAGCAGAATAATCATGACTACTGATAAAACCActgtttttgtttctggTGCTACTGGTTTCATTGCTCTACACGTCGTGGACGATTTATTGAGAGCTGGTTACAAGGTCATCGGTTCGGGTAGATCCCAAGAAAAGAACGATggtttgttgaaaaaatttaacaaTCCCAATCTTTCAATGGAGATTGTCGAAGACATTGCTGCTCCAAATGCTTTTGACAAAGCTTTCGAAAAGCGTGGCAAAGAGATCAGAGTTGTTTTGCACATAGCTTCTCCGGTCCACTTCAACACTActgatttggaaaaggaCCTTTTGATTCCAGCTGTCAATGGTACCAAATCCATTCTGGAAGCTATTAAAAAATACGCCGCAGATACTGTTGAAAAGGTCGTCATCACTTCTTCTGTTGCTGCTCTTGCTTCCCCTGTAGACATGAAGGACACCAGCTTCGTTGTTACTGAGGAAAGTTGGAACAAAGACACTTGGGAAAGCTGTCAAGCTAACGCGATTTCCGCATACTGCGGTTCCAAGAAATTTGCTGAGAAAACTGCTTGGGATTTTCTCAAGGAAAACCAGTCAAGCATCAAATTTACGCTATCGACCATCAACCCAGGATTTGTTTTTGGCCCTCAGTTATTCGCTGACACACTTAGAAATGGAATAAATAGTTCTTCAGCTGTTATTGCCGAATTAGTTCGTTCTAAATTGGGCGACAAGTTTTATAATT is a window from the Saccharomyces paradoxus chromosome VII, complete sequence genome containing:
- the HEM2 gene encoding porphobilinogen synthase HEM2 (Aminolevulinate dehydratase~similar to YGL040C); amino-acid sequence: MHTAEFLETEPTEISSVLAGGYNHPLLRQWQSERQLTKNMLIFPLFISDNPDDFTEIDSLPNINRIGVHRLKDYLKPLVAKGLRSVILFGVPLIPGTKDPVGTAADDPAGPVIQGIKFIRESFPELYIICDVCLCEYTSHGHCGVLYDDGTINRELSVSRLAAVAVNYAKAGAHCVAPSDMIDGRIRDIKRGLINANLAHKTFVLSYAAKFSGNLYGPFRDAACSAPSDGDRKCYQLPPAGRGLARRALERDMSEGADGIIVKPSTFYLDIMRDASEICKDLPICAYHVSGEYAMLHAAAEKGVVDLKTIAFESHQGFLRAGARLIITYLAPEFLDWLDEEN
- a CDS encoding carbonyl reductase (NADPH-dependent) (Oxidoreductase shown to reduce carbonyl compounds to chiral alcohols~similar to YGL039W) translates to MTTDKTTVFVSGATGFIALHVVDDLLRAGYKVIGSGRSQEKNDGLLKKFNNPNLSMEIVEDIAAPNAFDKAFEKRGKEIRVVLHIASPVHFNTTDLEKDLLIPAVNGTKSILEAIKKYAADTVEKVVITSSVAALASPVDMKDTSFVVTEESWNKDTWESCQANAISAYCGSKKFAEKTAWDFLKENQSSIKFTLSTINPGFVFGPQLFADTLRNGINSSSAVIAELVRSKLGDKFYNYSGPFIDVRDVSKAHLLAFENPECAGQRLFLCEDVFCSQEALDILNEEFPQLKGKIATGNPGSGPSFLKKNCCKCDNCKTKKLLGFEFYKFRDCIVDTASQLLEVENEN